In the genome of Nocardioides seonyuensis, one region contains:
- a CDS encoding FAD-dependent monooxygenase, which translates to MHDVVIAGGGPTGLMLAGELALAGVDVLVLERRETAELVGSRAGGFHARTLEVLDQRGIVERFLDEGQTVQVLALGATALDLTDFPTRHPYTLGLWQNHIERILLGWVEELGVPIRRGVEVTGFEQDDGGVGVHVEGGSPVPARYLVGADGGRSVVRRAAGIVFAGESATRSALIAEVQVAEEIPSGVRHDERGIHGLHLMEDGRTVRVVVGEGRVGPAAEPTLEDLSAALTAVFGTDFGVHDPTWVSRFTDATRQAESYRTERVLLAGDAAHVHFPAGGQGIGLGVQDAVNLGWKLAQVVRGTSPDSLLDTYHAERHPADARVLQHTMAQTGLQGGNSRIAAVRDLVGELAAFDEPRRHVTGLLSGLDVHYDLGAGHPLLGRRMPDVDLDTPEGPRRAYAFLHAARPLLIDLGVEGRLDLAGWADRVDLVRASYDGTWELPVLGIVPAPTAVLVRPDGHVAWVGEGSDAGLREALEAWFGPARD; encoded by the coding sequence ATGCACGACGTGGTCATCGCGGGCGGCGGCCCGACGGGACTCATGCTGGCCGGGGAGCTGGCGTTGGCCGGCGTGGACGTGCTGGTCCTGGAGCGGCGCGAGACGGCGGAGCTGGTCGGGTCACGGGCGGGCGGCTTCCACGCCCGCACCCTCGAGGTCCTGGACCAGCGCGGCATCGTGGAGCGGTTCCTCGACGAGGGGCAGACCGTGCAGGTCCTCGCCCTCGGCGCCACCGCCCTCGACCTCACCGACTTCCCGACCCGCCACCCCTACACGCTCGGCCTGTGGCAGAACCACATCGAGCGGATCCTGCTGGGCTGGGTCGAGGAGCTCGGTGTCCCGATCCGCCGCGGCGTCGAGGTCACCGGGTTCGAGCAGGACGACGGCGGGGTCGGGGTGCACGTCGAGGGAGGGTCCCCGGTGCCGGCCCGCTACCTCGTCGGTGCCGACGGCGGGCGCAGCGTCGTACGACGTGCTGCCGGCATCGTCTTCGCCGGTGAGTCGGCCACCCGGAGCGCGCTCATCGCGGAGGTCCAGGTCGCCGAGGAGATCCCCAGTGGCGTTCGGCACGACGAGCGCGGCATCCACGGGCTGCACCTGATGGAGGACGGGCGGACTGTGCGGGTCGTGGTCGGAGAGGGCAGGGTCGGCCCGGCGGCCGAACCGACGCTGGAGGACCTGTCCGCGGCCCTGACCGCGGTGTTCGGCACCGACTTCGGGGTCCACGACCCGACCTGGGTCTCGAGGTTCACCGACGCCACCCGCCAGGCGGAGTCCTACCGGACCGAGCGCGTGCTGCTCGCGGGCGATGCCGCCCACGTGCACTTCCCTGCGGGCGGGCAGGGCATCGGGCTCGGGGTTCAGGACGCGGTCAACCTGGGCTGGAAGCTCGCCCAGGTCGTGCGCGGCACGTCCCCCGACTCCCTGCTCGACACCTACCACGCCGAGCGACACCCGGCCGACGCGCGCGTGCTGCAGCACACGATGGCGCAGACCGGCCTGCAGGGCGGCAACAGCCGGATCGCCGCCGTGCGCGACCTGGTGGGCGAGCTGGCCGCCTTCGACGAACCCAGACGTCACGTCACGGGGCTGCTCTCGGGCCTGGACGTCCACTACGACCTCGGGGCGGGCCACCCGCTGCTCGGCAGGCGCATGCCCGACGTCGACCTGGACACGCCCGAGGGGCCACGCCGTGCCTACGCCTTCCTCCACGCGGCCCGGCCGCTGCTCATCGACCTCGGTGTCGAGGGGCGTCTCGACCTCGCCGGGTGGGCCGACCGCGTCGACCTGGTGCGGGCGTCGTACGACGGCACGTGGGAGCTGCCGGTGCTGGGGATCGTGCCGGCGCCCACCGCCGTGCTCGTCCGGCCGGACGGCCACGTGGCCTGGGTGGGCGAGGGGTCCGACGCCGGGCTGCGCGAGGCGCTGGAAGCGTGGTTCGGCCCGGCCCGGGACTAG